One region of Pseudoalteromonas galatheae genomic DNA includes:
- a CDS encoding MFS transporter, with translation MKSFPSLYLTNLFLVGGTGLLTTYLALYLGQHGVSTFWIGLLTSFYYLGLLLGAKLGYHLIKSVGHIRAFAASTAAVTACVAIHGVSDNIYLWLGLRLVVGLGMMCNFMVLESWLNEQAAPEQRGRVFSFYMLTSYLGMVSGQFALSNFPELGYAPLFLIVVALSFGIIPISTTRRIHPKPLKPIQVSLFTYFKKVPQSLTAVCFAGVINGSFYGLAPTFASQSGFNAEEIAMYMSVTIFAGLLAQWPMGIISDRVRRSILLRSNAVFIGLISLCIFLLPLSPSYSLWLTFGFGLFAFTMYPLSSALANSRVDDEDRVGVSSALLVAFGGGACVGSASIAQIMSHFGHQALYASLSVLTVVMFLLLHFINARQKAEQPEPSDYVAATSDITSSPLAATMDPRIEEKTAHEQLLVVDEDAPRDNDDELDDNEQNSEQVEELDETTNKTQP, from the coding sequence ATGAAATCTTTTCCCTCGCTTTATTTAACAAACCTATTCTTAGTCGGTGGGACAGGCCTGCTGACTACTTACTTAGCGCTTTATTTAGGCCAGCACGGCGTCAGTACGTTTTGGATTGGCTTGCTTACCTCGTTTTATTACTTGGGTTTGTTGCTAGGTGCCAAATTGGGCTACCACCTGATCAAATCCGTTGGGCATATTCGTGCGTTTGCGGCAAGCACAGCAGCAGTGACGGCCTGCGTAGCAATACATGGGGTGAGTGACAATATCTATCTTTGGCTTGGACTACGACTTGTGGTGGGTCTTGGCATGATGTGTAACTTTATGGTGCTCGAAAGCTGGCTTAATGAACAAGCGGCACCTGAGCAGCGAGGGCGGGTATTTTCTTTTTACATGCTCACCTCCTACCTCGGTATGGTAAGTGGACAATTTGCGCTATCTAACTTTCCAGAGCTTGGCTATGCCCCGCTGTTTTTAATTGTTGTTGCCTTATCCTTTGGAATTATCCCCATTTCAACGACGAGGCGGATCCACCCGAAGCCACTTAAGCCCATTCAAGTCAGTTTGTTTACCTACTTCAAAAAAGTGCCCCAATCTCTCACTGCGGTCTGTTTTGCCGGTGTAATTAACGGTAGTTTTTATGGCCTTGCCCCGACTTTTGCCAGCCAATCAGGGTTTAATGCCGAAGAAATTGCCATGTATATGTCGGTAACGATTTTTGCAGGCTTGCTTGCTCAGTGGCCAATGGGCATTATCTCCGACCGAGTCCGCAGAAGCATATTACTGCGCAGTAATGCTGTTTTTATCGGATTGATTTCTCTTTGTATATTTTTGCTGCCACTGAGTCCAAGCTACAGTCTTTGGCTAACTTTTGGCTTTGGGTTATTTGCATTTACCATGTATCCACTTTCTTCAGCTCTCGCAAACTCGCGCGTTGATGATGAAGACCGTGTTGGTGTTTCTTCTGCGCTGCTGGTGGCGTTTGGGGGAGGTGCCTGTGTTGGCTCAGCCTCTATTGCACAGATCATGTCCCACTTTGGTCATCAAGCGTTATACGCTTCATTAAGCGTGCTAACCGTTGTCATGTTTTTACTCCTTCACTTTATCAACGCCAGACAAAAGGCCGAACAGCCAGAGCCTAGCGACTATGTTGCTGCGACTTCTGACATTACCAGTTCACCGCTCGCTGCCACCATGGATCCGCGTATCGAGGAAAAAACGGCGCACGAGCAACTTCTTGTCGTTGATGAAGACGCGCCTCGCGATAACGACGATGAACTCGATGACAATGAGCAAAATAGTGAGCAAGTCGAGGAACTGGATGAAACAACTAACAAGACTCAGCCATAG
- a CDS encoding DUF2306 domain-containing protein — protein MSSLNLTNSTRVSFNPFSVLSGAVKSWVCVALLGQWMFAVYILGLYAIPLIAGLTEQSAAASPASGHTKDAKVFFSHVLPAVILATSGLLQLIPTVRKRFPRFHRYNGRVFFILGISGALTGLYLTWVTDLRLSDVGAIGITLNGILIPIAIFFAWRAAIQKNIAAHQRYAAHSFFLVNGVWTFRLYLFGWYMVNQGFNGNTATLDGPVDIFISFACYLLPMALAELYFWAKRQTKASAPVWVIAVMMSLGFVITAIGVCAAAIMMWWPRISAVFFS, from the coding sequence TTGTCTTCCCTCAATCTAACCAATTCAACAAGGGTGTCCTTTAATCCCTTTAGCGTACTGAGTGGTGCCGTGAAGAGCTGGGTATGTGTCGCATTGCTCGGGCAATGGATGTTTGCTGTTTATATCTTAGGCCTATATGCCATCCCGCTTATCGCGGGGCTCACAGAGCAAAGTGCGGCTGCTTCACCAGCGAGTGGGCACACAAAAGATGCCAAGGTATTTTTTAGCCACGTTTTACCCGCTGTGATTTTGGCCACCAGCGGCTTATTACAGCTTATTCCTACGGTGCGAAAACGCTTTCCACGCTTCCACCGTTACAACGGAAGAGTATTTTTTATTCTCGGTATTTCGGGCGCACTCACCGGGTTATATCTCACTTGGGTAACCGATCTTAGGCTAAGCGATGTTGGTGCCATTGGGATCACACTCAACGGTATATTAATTCCCATTGCGATATTTTTTGCTTGGCGCGCCGCCATACAAAAAAATATCGCCGCACATCAACGTTATGCCGCGCATAGTTTTTTCTTGGTGAATGGGGTGTGGACGTTTCGTCTTTATTTGTTTGGTTGGTACATGGTCAACCAAGGCTTCAATGGCAATACCGCAACCTTAGACGGCCCTGTCGATATATTTATTTCGTTTGCCTGCTACCTGCTACCAATGGCACTCGCAGAACTCTACTTTTGGGCAAAACGCCAAACCAAAGCCAGCGCACCGGTGTGGGTAATCGCGGTGATGATGAGCCTAGGTTTTGTGATCACCGCGATTGGCGTCTGTGCGGCCGCTATCATGATGTGGTGGCCACGCATTTCAGCCGTCTTTTTTAGTTAA
- a CDS encoding DUF808 domain-containing protein — MPSANLLALLDDVAALTKLAATKTAPVLGDDLAVNAEQLSGGIKPDRELAVVWKVFKGSLLNKFILVPVALACSYFAPFMIPIMLILGALYLLFEGGEKILHAIFHRQEQQQETDEFVKALEDERIDLVEFEKDKIKGAIVTDFVLSAEIIIIALGAIADQPFEKQAIVLSLIGLALTVGVYGIVALIVKLDDIGLAMLKDVSNTTLAAIKRGVGKGLLYFANGLMKFLSVAGVLAMLLVGVDILAHQFHLLEEIVHAIEKLIPAMSWLLSIIAKLGLGAVIGVIIAAVLSQLLAVFKKAQG, encoded by the coding sequence ATGCCATCTGCAAACTTACTTGCCTTGCTCGATGATGTCGCTGCGCTAACAAAATTAGCTGCAACTAAAACCGCGCCGGTGTTAGGAGACGATCTTGCCGTCAACGCAGAGCAGCTATCGGGCGGGATCAAGCCAGATCGGGAGCTTGCAGTGGTATGGAAGGTGTTTAAAGGCTCCTTGCTGAACAAGTTTATTTTAGTGCCCGTTGCTTTGGCTTGCAGTTACTTTGCGCCGTTTATGATCCCCATTATGCTAATTTTAGGGGCGCTGTACTTGCTGTTTGAGGGAGGTGAAAAAATTCTCCACGCTATTTTTCACCGTCAGGAGCAACAGCAAGAAACCGATGAGTTTGTCAAAGCGCTTGAGGATGAGCGTATTGACTTAGTCGAGTTTGAAAAAGACAAAATCAAGGGCGCTATCGTTACCGACTTTGTTCTATCGGCGGAAATTATCATCATTGCGCTGGGGGCGATTGCTGATCAGCCTTTCGAAAAGCAAGCAATAGTCCTTTCGTTAATAGGGCTTGCGCTGACCGTTGGAGTTTACGGAATTGTGGCTTTGATTGTTAAGCTTGATGATATTGGCTTAGCCATGCTCAAGGACGTAAGTAATACTACACTTGCGGCGATAAAACGTGGAGTGGGTAAGGGGCTGCTTTATTTTGCCAACGGTCTGATGAAGTTTTTGTCAGTCGCCGGTGTGTTGGCAATGCTTTTAGTTGGCGTTGATATTTTGGCTCACCAGTTTCACTTACTTGAAGAAATTGTTCACGCTATTGAAAAGTTGATCCCTGCAATGAGCTGGCTTTTGAGTATTATCGCCAAGCTTGGATTGGGTGCGGTGATTGGAGTCATTATTGCGGCGGTGCTAAGTCAGTTGCTGGCAGTGTTTAAAAAGGCACAAGGTTGA
- a CDS encoding alpha/beta hydrolase-fold protein has protein sequence MQTRLVTHIVIVAIFILLSVGSAVANNSADANSTLQLSSAYFSQKRTVHIVLPPSYEQGNTSYPVLYLTDGQSNLEHTASAARFLAQQHKIPELIIVAIETNEHRTRDLTPSYRKGSLAVLGHFAGPTRQQNPGGAEMLLQFIDKELIPYVDKHYRTSGYRALAGHSFGGLFATYALLEKPDLFNGVMLASPSLWWDKERLLNDLLAKALINKCIYISMADESTIITQPFQRLNDAWRKPNGIDFKAQHFSGESHTSVVYPSYYHGLQHLFNHYQPSLKVAAAGVTQLENHVAIAKSLYGLKAYPYDALTSQGYAALFERNFTAAINLFSFVSQHNSESLNALQQLAMAYQQKGDKPSLLKTYQAMLKLEGLSESEQKHLLSEIKALQHLH, from the coding sequence ATGCAAACTAGGTTAGTTACTCACATTGTTATCGTGGCTATTTTTATATTGCTGTCAGTTGGTAGCGCTGTTGCGAATAACTCAGCAGATGCGAACTCGACACTGCAGCTTTCGTCCGCTTATTTTTCGCAAAAAAGAACGGTTCATATCGTCCTACCACCAAGCTATGAGCAAGGCAATACAAGCTATCCAGTGTTATATCTAACTGATGGTCAGAGCAATCTTGAACATACCGCTTCAGCGGCTCGTTTCTTGGCACAACAACATAAAATACCGGAACTTATCATTGTTGCCATCGAAACCAACGAACACCGCACTCGAGATCTGACCCCGTCTTATCGCAAAGGCAGCCTTGCGGTACTGGGACATTTTGCAGGTCCAACACGGCAGCAAAATCCGGGCGGTGCAGAAATGCTACTGCAATTTATCGATAAAGAACTCATCCCTTACGTAGACAAACATTATCGCACATCAGGCTATCGCGCGTTAGCAGGACACTCATTCGGAGGGCTGTTTGCAACCTATGCACTACTTGAAAAACCCGATTTATTTAATGGTGTGATGTTGGCAAGTCCAAGCCTTTGGTGGGATAAAGAGCGATTATTAAATGACTTACTGGCAAAAGCGTTAATCAACAAGTGTATCTACATCAGCATGGCAGACGAAAGCACAATCATAACGCAGCCATTTCAACGTCTTAATGATGCTTGGCGAAAGCCAAATGGAATTGACTTCAAAGCGCAGCACTTTAGCGGCGAGAGCCATACGAGCGTCGTCTACCCGAGCTATTATCATGGTCTGCAGCACCTATTTAACCATTACCAACCATCCTTGAAGGTAGCTGCTGCCGGTGTCACTCAGCTGGAAAATCATGTCGCCATCGCTAAGTCACTATATGGACTAAAGGCTTACCCCTACGACGCACTGACTTCGCAAGGGTATGCCGCCCTATTCGAACGTAACTTCACTGCGGCCATCAACCTGTTTAGCTTTGTGAGCCAACACAACTCAGAATCCCTCAATGCACTGCAGCAATTGGCGATGGCTTATCAGCAAAAAGGAGATAAGCCATCGCTATTAAAGACCTACCAAGCCATGCTTAAACTTGAAGGGCTAAGTGAAAGCGAACAAAAACATTTGCTCTCAGAAATCAAAGCATTGCAGCATTTACATTAA
- a CDS encoding Ig-like domain-containing protein: protein MKPTSILRLAWTSGALILASQTNAYDCSNLSPWSEQQVYRQGDVTQSQNQAYEAKWYSQNDNPAGHSGPYDVWRSLGACATGSGQAPSVVLTNPNDGAVLGENDNAVFSANANDVDGDLAYVEFLVNGQVIATDNTAPFQTTWNAVLGEYNISAIATDAQGLTGSSQSARITVKSSGENLPPNVSIAAPANGQQFYQGDMVGISITAEDSDGTIAGVEISLNNQLVADLTTPPFQFEFQAEQVGVNQLNVKAIDNQGLMSEANLAIGVLTKVGGGCQGLRAYSAGQNYQAGELVAHNNHKYRCDIAGWCSSNALWAYEPGAGQYWTDAWSDLGICAIAPTVTFESPSNNGTVLVNAPTTISVSAQDTDGNIATLSLYADSTLLATANQGTLNHSWTPIALNPVSLKAIAVDNESNQSEQTITVNVTDKPIAVDLLAPTSGSQITLGNSTQLIAQASSFVGQITQVQFYADGVLLNTDTTPPYEYSYAPASIGTKTLYATATNDNNDQVSSSGVTVQVIDKPIGKKHKLIGYWHNFVNPAGCPIPLDQMSTAWDIIDIAFAENDRNSNGTVHFTPFEKDIRSNCPPIDPVKFKSDMQALQAQGKVFVLSLGGAEGTITLNTDSDEAAFVSSLTDIIQQWGFDGLDIDLESGSNLVHGSQIQARLPRALKQIEQNIGGNMVLTMAPEHPYVHGGMIAYSGIWGAYIPLINELRDTLDLLHVQLYNNGGLPNPYEPGSAPEGSVNMMVAHAKMLIEGFDLADGTRFAPLRDDQVAIGLPSGPQSANSGQAPIGNIINALDCLTKGTGCGTIQPSKAYPNFGGVMTWSINWDKYDGYNFSQPIGDKLTQMNQGN, encoded by the coding sequence ATGAAACCAACCTCTATTTTACGATTGGCTTGGACGAGCGGTGCTCTCATCCTCGCAAGCCAAACAAACGCCTACGACTGTAGTAATTTAAGCCCTTGGTCTGAACAACAAGTCTACAGACAAGGGGATGTTACACAGTCCCAAAACCAAGCATATGAAGCTAAGTGGTACAGTCAAAACGACAATCCAGCAGGACACTCCGGTCCTTATGATGTCTGGCGGTCACTGGGAGCTTGCGCAACGGGCTCAGGTCAAGCCCCGAGTGTCGTACTCACCAATCCAAATGATGGCGCTGTGCTGGGCGAAAATGACAACGCTGTTTTTTCAGCTAATGCCAATGATGTCGATGGTGATCTGGCTTATGTCGAATTCTTAGTGAATGGGCAAGTCATCGCAACGGACAATACCGCGCCATTTCAAACCACTTGGAACGCAGTACTTGGCGAATATAATATCAGCGCAATTGCCACTGATGCCCAAGGGCTAACCGGAAGTTCGCAATCAGCACGGATCACAGTAAAATCGAGCGGGGAAAATTTACCACCGAACGTATCCATTGCAGCTCCAGCCAACGGCCAGCAGTTCTATCAAGGGGATATGGTAGGGATCAGCATCACAGCCGAAGATAGCGACGGTACTATTGCGGGAGTGGAAATTAGCCTGAACAACCAGCTTGTCGCGGATCTAACCACCCCACCTTTTCAGTTTGAGTTCCAAGCGGAACAAGTTGGCGTAAACCAACTAAATGTAAAAGCGATAGACAACCAAGGCTTGATGAGTGAGGCAAACCTTGCCATCGGTGTGTTAACAAAAGTAGGAGGAGGCTGCCAAGGCCTAAGAGCATACAGCGCAGGACAAAATTATCAGGCCGGTGAATTGGTCGCTCATAATAATCATAAATATCGCTGTGATATTGCTGGTTGGTGTAGCTCAAACGCGCTGTGGGCATACGAGCCAGGTGCAGGCCAATATTGGACAGATGCATGGAGCGATTTAGGGATCTGCGCAATCGCGCCAACCGTAACGTTCGAAAGCCCATCCAATAATGGTACTGTTTTGGTCAATGCGCCCACCACTATCTCTGTCAGTGCTCAAGATACAGACGGCAACATTGCTACGCTGTCACTCTATGCCGACAGCACACTCCTCGCCACAGCCAATCAAGGAACGCTTAATCACAGCTGGACACCAATAGCCCTCAATCCAGTGAGCTTAAAAGCCATTGCCGTCGATAACGAAAGTAATCAAAGCGAGCAAACAATTACAGTGAATGTAACTGATAAACCGATTGCCGTTGATTTACTCGCCCCCACTAGCGGCAGCCAAATTACCTTGGGTAATTCCACTCAATTGATTGCACAGGCATCCTCTTTTGTTGGACAAATCACACAAGTCCAGTTTTATGCTGATGGCGTGTTACTCAATACAGACACAACGCCACCCTACGAATATAGTTATGCACCGGCCTCAATCGGCACAAAAACACTTTATGCCACGGCCACTAACGACAATAATGATCAGGTATCCAGTAGCGGCGTGACAGTTCAAGTCATCGACAAACCCATCGGTAAAAAGCACAAATTGATCGGCTATTGGCATAACTTTGTCAATCCAGCGGGTTGCCCTATTCCACTTGATCAGATGTCTACTGCTTGGGACATCATCGATATTGCCTTTGCTGAAAATGATAGAAACTCGAATGGCACAGTGCACTTCACACCATTTGAAAAAGACATTCGCTCTAACTGTCCGCCTATCGACCCGGTAAAATTCAAATCTGACATGCAAGCACTACAAGCGCAAGGTAAAGTTTTTGTGTTAAGCCTAGGTGGTGCAGAAGGCACAATTACCCTCAATACGGATTCCGATGAAGCAGCATTTGTCAGTAGCCTCACCGATATTATTCAACAATGGGGATTTGACGGGCTCGATATTGATTTAGAGAGTGGCTCGAACCTTGTGCATGGCTCTCAGATCCAAGCTCGGCTGCCTAGAGCATTAAAGCAAATTGAACAAAATATTGGTGGCAATATGGTACTTACCATGGCCCCTGAGCATCCCTATGTACATGGTGGCATGATTGCCTATTCCGGTATTTGGGGTGCTTATATTCCACTTATAAACGAGCTACGCGATACATTAGATTTACTTCACGTACAGCTATACAACAATGGTGGCCTACCTAACCCATATGAACCGGGAAGTGCTCCTGAGGGCTCAGTGAACATGATGGTTGCCCATGCAAAAATGTTGATTGAGGGATTTGACCTTGCTGATGGCACCCGCTTTGCGCCACTTAGGGATGACCAAGTAGCCATCGGCCTGCCTTCTGGTCCACAGTCGGCAAATTCAGGCCAAGCGCCTATCGGCAATATCATCAATGCCTTAGATTGTTTAACCAAAGGTACAGGGTGTGGCACTATCCAGCCTAGCAAGGCTTATCCGAACTTTGGTGGCGTGATGACATGGTCGATTAACTGGGACAAGTACGATGGCTATAACTTCTCTCAACCCATTGGCGATAAATTAACGCAGATGAATCAAGGAAATTAA
- a CDS encoding DUF2207 domain-containing protein translates to MTKRFWFTTLYGVLLAIILLLVSAPSLAYLKFKDASVADPHFSQLQVNLDINKSGALQVTQQGILQGGNFDWQGLAQTIELDVRYPDGTHYLSDISIDSVKIDEQEVRYALKYNYDRSAVTLVISKEQLPKQGQAQQFEVRYQSKNRMRFYPALDELTYALFPNVNLKIKKLTVSIFYPQTATLKEHQLFVDHLNNDAFLIRDGIVNGRNQLLFESQSEIADKAQGEIALAFEKGVFKDNDLYRKVWYPFRVLFIALPFLILFALAVWQTRKRLHALPKLADALPCSTQPPDLPICLVRELVAANIERMLTAKDALAEVLKLAVAKQLTISERGKNNDEFSNVDPKKLHQIQLNPEAPSESEVIGLSGKLQRYFYQQQDVQNSSGKRKRKRVIKNRFVINKGNEGRTSFTEIICHYVNNAEVGKAQHNVNFLAFIVPILLWLGASFVVIGLGAGNGWQVFAGSLIVVLLCTSILLIAVLIVEMFIEHRSEDKKSREMWLVRALIYIPTYLFLLWMCVDGDDELVNGTSVVFHFFYLGFIAAFFSFIGPSKQFKAWVLQSQQFYQYIKLKSQHCFAEGVEKAEYEALLPYAYAFGLLNEWIKGYEAYLTTEHDDTTPLIPWIRYKKITEPRELKQHLSCLEAVMPAISCSLYDRQPYT, encoded by the coding sequence ATGACTAAACGCTTTTGGTTTACCACGCTTTATGGTGTATTGCTGGCAATCATTTTATTGCTCGTGAGTGCGCCTTCCCTGGCTTATTTAAAATTTAAAGATGCGTCAGTAGCGGATCCTCACTTCTCTCAGCTACAAGTTAATCTCGATATTAATAAATCTGGTGCACTTCAAGTTACTCAGCAAGGCATATTGCAAGGGGGAAACTTCGATTGGCAGGGACTCGCGCAAACAATTGAGCTGGATGTGAGATATCCAGATGGTACACACTATCTGAGCGATATCAGCATTGACTCAGTAAAAATCGACGAGCAAGAAGTGCGTTATGCACTGAAGTATAACTACGATAGAAGTGCAGTAACGCTCGTAATAAGCAAAGAGCAGCTTCCAAAGCAAGGGCAAGCTCAGCAATTTGAAGTGCGATATCAATCAAAAAACCGGATGCGATTTTATCCGGCATTGGACGAATTGACGTATGCACTCTTTCCTAATGTTAATCTGAAAATTAAAAAGCTTACTGTCTCCATTTTCTACCCTCAAACTGCGACGCTCAAGGAACACCAATTGTTTGTCGATCATCTAAACAATGATGCGTTTTTGATACGCGATGGAATAGTTAATGGACGTAATCAGCTCCTATTCGAGAGTCAATCTGAGATCGCAGATAAAGCACAGGGAGAAATCGCACTCGCGTTTGAAAAAGGTGTATTTAAGGATAATGACCTTTACCGCAAAGTATGGTATCCGTTTAGAGTGTTATTTATTGCTTTGCCGTTTTTAATATTATTTGCATTGGCTGTGTGGCAAACGCGCAAGCGCCTCCATGCATTGCCAAAACTTGCCGATGCGCTTCCTTGTTCCACTCAACCACCAGATTTACCGATTTGCTTGGTAAGAGAGCTGGTTGCTGCAAATATCGAACGCATGCTAACAGCAAAAGACGCGTTAGCTGAGGTGTTAAAGCTTGCAGTGGCGAAACAGTTAACGATTAGCGAACGGGGTAAAAACAATGATGAATTTAGCAATGTTGACCCAAAAAAGCTGCACCAAATTCAGTTAAACCCCGAAGCGCCGAGTGAGTCAGAGGTGATTGGGTTAAGTGGTAAGCTGCAACGTTACTTTTATCAACAGCAAGACGTGCAAAACTCGAGTGGAAAACGCAAGCGAAAACGAGTGATAAAAAACCGTTTTGTTATTAACAAAGGAAACGAGGGGAGGACGTCTTTCACAGAAATAATATGCCATTATGTGAATAATGCCGAAGTGGGAAAAGCGCAGCATAATGTAAACTTTCTTGCTTTTATTGTGCCTATTTTACTTTGGTTAGGTGCTTCTTTTGTTGTGATTGGACTTGGTGCTGGCAATGGGTGGCAAGTGTTTGCGGGTAGTTTAATTGTAGTTTTATTGTGCACTTCTATATTATTAATTGCGGTGCTTATTGTAGAGATGTTCATAGAACATCGCAGCGAAGATAAAAAGAGCCGAGAAATGTGGCTTGTACGTGCGTTAATTTATATTCCTACCTACTTATTCTTATTATGGATGTGTGTTGATGGTGATGATGAGCTGGTGAATGGTACCAGTGTGGTTTTTCACTTCTTTTACCTAGGTTTTATTGCGGCTTTCTTTTCATTTATCGGGCCTTCCAAGCAATTTAAAGCTTGGGTATTGCAGTCTCAGCAATTTTATCAATACATTAAACTAAAGAGTCAGCACTGCTTTGCTGAAGGAGTCGAAAAGGCGGAGTACGAAGCATTGTTACCTTATGCGTATGCATTTGGTTTGTTGAATGAATGGATAAAAGGGTATGAGGCTTATCTAACTACAGAGCATGACGACACTACGCCTTTGATCCCTTGGATACGATATAAAAAAATTACCGAGCCGAGAGAATTAAAACAACATTTAAGTTGTCTTGAAGCAGTCATGCCTGCAATATCATGTTCGCTGTATGATAGACAGCCATACACTTAG
- a CDS encoding VOC family protein, with amino-acid sequence MATSSIPCGYHSLTPYLIVAGAAKAIEFYRAAFGASVKLQLPMPDGGVAHAELLIGNSYVMLSDMCPDAHFKDPKELGGTPVSLMLYVDDVDTVFAGAIELGAQQVTPVCDQFYGDRAGTLRDPFGHVWTIGTHKEDLTEAELLARMADFMDKQQDA; translated from the coding sequence ATGGCGACCTCTTCAATTCCTTGCGGTTATCATTCACTCACGCCTTACCTCATTGTGGCTGGTGCAGCAAAAGCCATCGAGTTCTACCGAGCCGCTTTTGGTGCTAGCGTAAAGCTTCAGTTACCTATGCCAGATGGAGGGGTGGCTCATGCGGAGCTGCTGATTGGTAACTCTTATGTAATGCTTTCAGATATGTGCCCTGATGCACACTTTAAAGATCCCAAAGAGCTTGGCGGCACGCCGGTTAGCTTGATGCTGTATGTTGACGATGTGGACACTGTGTTTGCGGGGGCAATTGAATTGGGGGCGCAACAAGTCACGCCCGTTTGTGATCAGTTTTATGGTGATAGGGCGGGAACGCTACGAGATCCATTCGGTCATGTCTGGACGATTGGCACGCACAAAGAAGATCTCACAGAAGCTGAATTACTCGCGCGTATGGCTGATTTTATGGATAAGCAACAAGATGCCTAG
- a CDS encoding helix-turn-helix domain-containing protein, translated as MSINIPSITMTIENYYLLLLSLCCTLVIAQLFVKEKKAAHLLFALVCGSIALATTKKLTQDSLNGYQYLIGMGACVTCNGFWLLARALFREKYAILKRHIVFAIAIAALVVWRQGYLFIDSQLHMNASGFVEWLNIATYELTLLLSSSVLMLAFWEGCRGFSQSQGQEKAQRVLFLSAYFICVAGTKLVENRFADNREVQEWAVTSAAILIILTAQVLLYWRFSSQRTITSVRCVESNGTTQTEDDIALQQKVEHFLIDQKGFLKEGLKVADLAQQFNEPEYKISRVIRQNLKARNFSQLVNELRVEHAKVLLQDPAKQHWPVLVVGLESGFASVGPFTRAFKIATGTTPNQFRKQNSETQVLRSTRVSGS; from the coding sequence GTGTCTATCAATATTCCTTCAATCACCATGACTATTGAAAACTACTACCTACTTCTGCTTAGCCTATGTTGTACTTTGGTTATTGCTCAGCTCTTTGTAAAAGAGAAAAAAGCAGCACATTTACTCTTTGCTTTAGTGTGCGGCTCGATAGCATTGGCCACGACCAAAAAACTGACTCAGGACTCCTTAAATGGATATCAGTATTTAATTGGCATGGGTGCTTGTGTGACCTGTAATGGGTTTTGGTTGCTTGCTCGGGCATTATTTAGAGAAAAATATGCCATTTTAAAAAGACATATTGTATTTGCAATTGCCATTGCTGCCTTAGTCGTGTGGCGACAGGGCTATTTATTTATCGACAGCCAATTACACATGAATGCTAGCGGATTTGTGGAGTGGCTTAACATTGCGACGTATGAGCTTACCCTATTGTTGTCATCTAGTGTACTCATGCTGGCATTTTGGGAAGGATGCAGAGGGTTCTCGCAGTCTCAAGGGCAAGAAAAAGCACAACGGGTGCTATTCTTGTCTGCTTATTTTATTTGCGTCGCAGGCACCAAATTAGTCGAAAATCGCTTTGCCGATAATCGTGAGGTTCAAGAATGGGCAGTGACAAGCGCAGCCATCCTCATTATATTGACGGCGCAAGTGTTACTGTATTGGCGATTTTCGTCTCAACGAACAATAACATCCGTTAGGTGCGTTGAATCAAATGGAACAACACAAACTGAGGATGATATTGCACTCCAGCAGAAGGTGGAACACTTTCTTATCGATCAAAAAGGCTTTCTCAAAGAAGGGTTAAAAGTTGCTGACTTAGCTCAGCAATTTAATGAACCTGAATACAAGATAAGCCGAGTGATACGGCAAAACCTGAAAGCGCGAAATTTTAGCCAATTGGTCAATGAGTTGAGAGTTGAGCATGCCAAGGTGTTGTTACAAGATCCCGCTAAACAGCATTGGCCGGTACTTGTCGTTGGACTGGAAAGTGGTTTTGCGTCGGTTGGGCCATTTACTAGAGCATTTAAAATAGCCACGGGGACCACGCCAAATCAATTTAGAAAGCAAAATAGCGAAACGCAAGTGCTACGAAGCACAAGAGTAAGTGGCAGTTAA